ctttccctttcatcatccttgcataaggattttagcaattaagcctcttaaaaaACCCTtagtcggccaccttggagagccatcaacAAAGGAGCAACACAAAGAAGCGAAgaagcctcgtcagtcagagtattgggtgacaaccactctgaattgggcttaatctttctttcctttaaatttaatttaaaaatgtttgctatgtgttctttgttcttgtttacaacaatgatagcttaaatttatttaagctaggatgattattttgattaaataatatttatttgattcatgcttataatgtttgtgcctcaatcgatcatgttttcaattaaaatcaagtttgtatttcgttcatacatgattgaaatgGACCTGAATTAACTGAGTGATTTTAActagacgacggctaatggacgcataattgtaatgtgcatgctcaatttagatcctaacccgattgaattgtaggttgcataaaaACTCTAACCAGGCTCTGTTAtatgcatagtttttagatttgtgtgattaaattgcttcaaacctaacacgtccctgttacctcacacgaatgctaagaaacccttagtaaataacgatcagtaaaatgcgtatttactaagtaaaagatttcggaaggacctaatgtggtttccaaactcatgaaagatcgagttgccatggaatgttattccgaatgttattaagcatgttgataataaattgagtttaattaaagtaattgtcctagtttatttatgttataattgttgcaaattgtgtttaatttcactaaaatctatttcattcatatagtttgcatactcaggataatttgcattagggatcattgcatttagtttaatatattttaatcaccacttctcaattattttgtatttttatttaccaaattgttaatataattttacaaattaattgacttagcacaaatacaatccttgtggagacgataactcgatacttacttattacttgataatgactatgtacacttgcacaaaccccagCGTTACAATACTCAATTAGCACTTAAACACTAATTGCGATTGACTTTTgcaatttttacgatttagttctttttctttaattaactatcaaatcactaaaatttcttgaccaaacttcaatatacctatatagtaactctgtaaatatttaataagaatatttacgagctcggtttatagaaatgaggtcttgataccttattttctaaaaccactcgACTTTAGGGGCAACCCACTTATACTTAACTATTCGTTCAAATAGCAACAATTATTAGATCAAAATtctatataatactatatttgactcgcaaatattaaataataatatctacAAACTCACTCGTCGGATTTATaatcctgaaaccactgtttctggcATCACTAGAAAACGGGTTGTAACATTACCACTACGGGAGACACCACATTTCCCCCCGGAGCCTCTCCGTTTAGCTATCGAATTACCTTTACCAATCCCAATCGATTCAACATTAACCGAGAAATTGGAAGAAATAGGAATAAAATTCTCTTTAAAAGACACAGTCGAGTGCCTCTTAGGATCAAGCacacttaaatttaattccaCCATTGTTTCCACCGTACCTTCAAAGGTGGGATTAAAATGAGAATTAATAACTGATGGAATCACTGACTTTTTATCCTCTAAAAGAATGATTGGATTATTTAAGTCAATGGGGTTTGAAGGAGCTATTGACACTGCACCATTCCCTTGTGATTCCAGAATACTAATCAAAGGGACCCGACCCCCAACATGCCACTTTAAATCTGTTTAGCAGCCCCAGCAAGTAAGgagttaatgattttttaatggGGCCCCAGAACCCAAACTGGACCACTCCCTAGAAGTTCCTTTACCAACCGAGAGCTCATCCCTATTCAGCCCATGTAGGTTAACACATTCCTTCTTCTTCAAAAActctcattttttaaatttaactcccaATAAATCAGCATTCAGCAGCCACCGCTTCATTTTCAGCCTTTTCTTCCCCTAAAGAGGAACGAGCGTTAAATATGGAACCTACCCCCCTTTATAGTTGGATTCATCACATTACTGCTTAGATTCGCCCTCGGGTTACGCTAAGATTTCCTCTCGACGAGCATCCATGGTCCAAACGACTCCGCTGGCTCCTCTATCTTCTATTTCTCAGGTATATTAATCGTTGTTTCAGCTTTGCTGCCACCGCCGTCCGTCATCGAACCAACAAAAGGGCACAAATCTTGTACGTGACCATACCTGTCGCAAGCGAAACAAACTGCCGATAACACCTCGTACTCAACCCTATGTACCGTACCATTAACCAGAATCTGCGAGATCAGTAGTTTCTCCAAGTTGATAAACACTGCCATTCGGGCGAATCTTCcccttgacccactatctatctTGAAGTCGAGTTTAGCTACCTTATCAACCAATCCaccaatttcttccaaaattcgACGCTTATAAAGAAAACCCGGTAATCTAGGTAGCCAAACACAAGCCATGACAATTTTAGGAAATGGTTGGAGGGGTTTAAAGTCTAGAGTCCATGGTTGAATCATGAGGTACTACCCAAAAATAATCCACGGACCCTGGGTAAGCACCATTTCATAGTCCTCCCTACTCTGGAATTTAACCAGAAAATAACCATTTTCGAATTCCATGAGATGGAAGCGTGCGCAGGTTTCCAGAGGCTAAAGATCCTATTATGGGGagaattgtatgctaaattttgGCCTAGTAGTTTCACCACCACTGTGGTCTCCATATCCCTTACCAAAAGTTGTTTGATTCTCTCGGAGAAATCTATCGTAGGTAACCCATTTACAGTAGATCTAGTTATGTCTCCttctaaaacttaaaatcttCATCACAGACAGGATTAGGGGAGCCCCTCCCCATCACTTTATCCCTCCATGACATCATCGGCACTGGAGACAAATCCCCAGCCATGTCACTGCCCGTATCCACTGTCAAACCTTTGAACCGAACTTTTACGGTATTGTGATCTTCAGTTGAGATATTGTCACTGCCACCCTCTACCATTTGtcaaagcttttttttttctactcCACCTTAACTTAGAAGTCATAATAGTTGTTTATAaagaatttcttttaataataaatattataatgttcaatattattaaacgttcatatttaattatttatgtttaataacattgttattttaataaattatttaatatcacagttttattttaatgttaagtttaaattttaaataatattcttaatgtattattgaaaatatttatattgatattttaataatgaatatatattacaatttataaatacttaataataaaattttatagtataaaatagaatattttaatcttataaatATGGGTTTTTGTTCAAAGCATACTTAGCTTTATTTATCCCTTGCTACTCTAATGTGCTCAACTCTCATATATGTAGTATATGtaattcaaattaagtttatatatatgtgtgtgggGTATAGTTGGGCAAAAAAAGTTTAtgatattaattactataacttattatattattataaaataaattttgattgttaaaagaatatgattttaggaaattttgtcaaataatgaaaaatattttatttataatcataTCTAAATACTAGAAAAACAAAGATAACCGTAATAACATTTATATGATATAATTGAATTAACTATTTGTTCAAAAATATTCCTATTTAAATGGGATGATGatagataatatatatacccaaaatacatttcataaattaattgCAACGTAACTAgggtttcaaaagaaatattgtACTAGagcttattcttatgttttaatataatatagttCATTATTATGagtatataatttttacaaacaaCTCTGATTCCATCCCatgttttttaaatgaaattattttaaaaatgtttttattatagattatatataaattttggttcaaatttgattttactGATAGtacttttactttaaaatttatatgaacaCAAATAAGAGAAGAGGTAAGTGTAAATAAAGATAATGAAATGAGGCATCTATGATGAAACAAATTGGAAGGCATTCAGACACAGAGTTGAATATGCAGACAACCCATTCTCAATCTTACCTTTTTTCTTATGAAAAAATGAAGATTGATGACTTTCATGATGCAGGTGAAGAAAGAAAACGACTTTTAcgactttattttaaattcgtgttttaattatatttctcaACCTATCAATGTTATATCAACCAAGtctttcaattattaaattttctgtggtataatttaaaatgagagTTTTAAAGATAAACACAATGTTACCAAATAACTTTAactaaaagatttttataatttatatttttggtttaatgtaTGATTTAGAGGCTTAATGTTACTTGTTTACAATATCCTTTCTAGTGgaaatgtaaatatattttagaaataagtAATGCAGTTGACATGGGAATACATATTAAAAATCCATCTTTGCACCAAATAAAAGACTTCAGGACAATTCCAATTCAAATCACCCATAAAACCCCATACCACTCTTCCACCTTCAATTTAATACAGGGCAATTAAAAtgctaaatataaaaatcttgGGCCCAAAAGTCTTTATGGGTCCAAAATTATAATTGGACCTAAAACAAGCCACCCTTCGGACCAAAGTCCGGTCTATCATCGAATTGGGTCAAGTTCAATTTAAATAGTTCAAACCGGCCCATTAACTGTCTCAAGTTCCAATTTTATCCTTCATCTTGAAGACAAAATCCTGAAATTTTAGCGTTTGGGAAGCGAGAAAGTGCAAGAAAAATGAGCGGACCGGGGAAGAAAGTCGTCGATGTCGCGTTCAAAGCATCAAAGAACATTGATTGGGAAGGGATTGCTAAGCTTTTGGTCTCCGATGAGGCTCGCAAAGAGTTCGCCACTCTTCGTCGCACTTTTGATGAAGTTAACTCTACTTTACAAACCAAATTCAGCCAGGTCTTTTTCTTATATTCTCTCTAATCCCTAGCTCCTTTTAagcatttttattgatttttttcatatatttgttgGGTTAATCCGTTGATTAGATCTTagagttttagttttttaatgatgattttaatattttatattgaaataaattttcaataaggttgaatttttttgttcaaggtTTGATTTTggaacatttttttttcatttttaaggaaattttagttttgttcaAGGTTTCAGTCCTATCTTGTTAATAATCCAATTTCTTAAGCAGGAACCTGAACCCATTGACTGGGAGTACTATAGAAAAGGAATTGGCTCTCGCCTGGTAGATATGTACAAAGAGGCATATGAGAGTaagttaatttgatagttatCATATTTGGCTTACTCTCTATCCAATTTTCCAGTCATCCTATATATGGTTATGCTTAGATCAGTTGCAGGTCtgtaaaatcataaattgtTTGTGTTCTTGAATTTGTTACTTTGAAGATCATCTCTATGGTACAAGGGAACTATTACTTAGTTGGATGCTGATATGGTCACCTTAAGTAGCTAGCTCTTTCCTTTCTTCACTCTCAGTTTTTGGGGTTTTGGAAGGGGTATTATTAAAGTATGGATTTTATTGCTATTGCTTTATATTTCTCTGACTCTTTTTTACGGAAATATCAATGCCTGACCTATATCTGGACCATAGATATGGGGATATGACCCTTCAAGCCTACAAATTCTTGGAAACAAGTTGAACATACCCATTTTGGACATTTAGCTTTGATCGACACTTGCACTCGAGTTTGCGTAATACGCTTATCAATCATTTTCCACTCAGATCTCCTTGATCTTTCCTAGATCGGTTTCATGCCCCATACTTCTTGAAAGTTAAATGGAAATCAATTgccaatgaggacattgtttaAATTGGTGCTATTTTGTTTGCAAATACAATTCTTATTTGTGTGCAATTCACTTGTTGAATGCTATTAGCATTTAACAATTTGATTAATGCCGTAgatgttttatttcaataatgcTATTATGTGATCGATTCTTCGGACACCAAAACTTGAGATACTCCTATACTTATGTTCGAAgtagaatgaagaaaatatagaCATCTAACTACTCAATTCTCACTTGTCTGCAATTTCTAGCAGTCGAAGTAATCATATTTATCATGCTTTTTATAAGGTTTGGATGGAGTTTTGAGGGATTCACCGTTACAAATGTTACTTTTCCATTGCAGGTGTAGAGATCCCCAAGTTCGTTGACACCGTCACTCCTCaatacaaaccaaaatttgATGCATTGGTGAGAATCAACAGGGTAATTGACTCTCTTTTACCCTGTCTCCAAGTTTTTTCCTCGAATGATGTGCTATTTATTTGTGGTTATAGCTTGTAGAATTGAAGGAGGCGGAGGAGAAATCCTTGAAAGAGTCTGAGCGATTGGAGAAAGAAATTGCTCAGGTTCAAGAACTTAAGGCAATAAATAAAACGATGACGAAATGTGTGTTGTTGTGTTCCAAATCACAATTGctgaattttttatctttttttatgaaCAGCAAAAGATCAGCACCATGACGGCAGACGAGTACTTTGAGAAACATCCAGAGCTTAAAAAGAAATTCGATGATGAGATCCGGAATGACTACTGGGGCTATTGACATCTTTGTGAATTTAATGGCCAAGCTTTTGGTCTCGACTAGAATTTCTAAACCGTTTCTGTTGTTTTAACCCCTTTTTTCTCGTGTGGTGATCTGGGTTGGAAAGATTAGGCTGTaatgataagaaaataattttgtgtgAGAAAATTTTATCCAATCATTTGAGAAACAAGGTGGATCTTGTAAGACACGCTTTCTATTTAGCAGGCATCCGCAGTCATACTTTCAATGGCAAAATTTTTACTGTCTATtctgttttatgtttattatttgaattaaaaagaaTGGTTAATATGTAAATTGATCTCTGAACTTATCTTGAATTGTtttttgaatttagttgataTGAATTTGTATTCCTTAATGTTAATGTTAGTTATTACTGATGTGACATTAAAGGTAATTTGACGGAGACATGTGGGTCACTTGGtagacataaatttaaaaaaagaagataaaaatattatctagaTAGAATTGAATTTGGAcacctatttatttatttagattcattctatatgtatttttaataagtatttttttatttttataaaatatcatgttatttatattattagtattttgaaattttaaattatataaattaatataaaaaggtTTTACATCAAGAATGAATTTATTGATTCAAGTGCATTTAGACAATCATTTATCCAAATTCATCGGGATgtatttttagttcttttatgtatttatatatttttataaattctattttttaattagttcatttattatatattacaaaaaatttatattttaaaaatattatatgcttttatattttaaatatattttttatttttaaaataataataacctaaaactaatattttacaaaagaattaaaatatacaaactaAATAATACATCTAGACGTATCTGGACAACTATTTGTACAAGTTCGTTCttgatgtaaaaaaaatatactttttttattaatttatatatttgtaaacaattttagttctttttttaatttatgtccaCCACATGGCATGTTGAGAGGCTGTCATGTGACACCACTAGATTGACTATCAATACCATGTCAACACAAACTAATAGTATTAGTTCAAGTACCAACTAGGTCCAAAGAAAGTTCAAATATCACCTACATACTTTTGGACAAGTTAGGAGAGAAACTACATATTAACCTTGAAAAGCAAACacataatgtcaaatttagatttgacatattttctttttttgagttaaatttgactattaacttttcaaaagagtcaaattacattttttagcgaaaatgctaactaaaacgttaatttttttaacgatGTTGGAATGGAAACTTGTGTGGCAGTCTACATATACTTGATGTTGACATGAAACTATTTGTCGAGTACATGTGGATATATGGCCTgcaatgtttaaaaatttaacattttagtcagtattattgttaaaaaaataatttgtgtaataccccgaaaattactaca
The sequence above is a segment of the Gossypium raimondii isolate GPD5lz chromosome 4, ASM2569854v1, whole genome shotgun sequence genome. Coding sequences within it:
- the LOC105778793 gene encoding ATP synthase subunit d, mitochondrial, encoding MSGPGKKVVDVAFKASKNIDWEGIAKLLVSDEARKEFATLRRTFDEVNSTLQTKFSQEPEPIDWEYYRKGIGSRLVDMYKEAYESVEIPKFVDTVTPQYKPKFDALLVELKEAEEKSLKESERLEKEIAQVQELKQKISTMTADEYFEKHPELKKKFDDEIRNDYWGY